A single region of the Candidatus Liberimonas magnetica genome encodes:
- a CDS encoding CTP synthase, which produces MAKYIIVTGGVVSSLGKGITAASLGSILKSCGLEVTVVKIDPYLNVDPGTMSPFQHGEVFVTDDGAETDLDLGHYERFMDVNLSKNNNFTSGAVYDTIITKERKGEFLGGTVQVIPHVTNEIKSRIQKLGVNHDVVIVEIGGTTGDIEGLPFLEAVRQMGHELGPDNICFLHVTLVPFIRAAEELKTKPTQQSVAKLREIGIQPQILVCRTERPISKEMKKKMSLFCNVREDAVIEERDVTHSIYEVPLVLKEQNLDKLILEILHLKARKSNLKKWEELLKKIKNRKKTINIVIAGKYTELKDSYKSIWESLVHAGINNNVIVNIKYADVENRNLKDELKKADGILVPGGFGDRGIEGKLEVVRYARENKVPYFGLCLGMQMAVIEFARNICGFKGANSTEFNPNTPYPVIDLMLEQKNVMHKGGTMRLGKYPCRIKRNSLAYKAYKYDLVYERHRHRYEVNNEFKEILQKKGLFLAGEYEEKGLVEIVELKNHPWFLAVQFHPEFKSRPNRPHPLFNDFIKASIKNK; this is translated from the coding sequence ATGGCAAAATATATCATCGTAACCGGCGGGGTAGTATCATCCCTGGGTAAAGGCATAACGGCTGCATCACTTGGCAGTATTTTAAAAAGCTGCGGGTTAGAAGTGACTGTAGTTAAAATAGACCCGTACCTGAATGTAGACCCGGGCACCATGAGTCCTTTCCAGCACGGCGAGGTTTTTGTCACTGATGACGGGGCAGAGACGGACTTAGACCTCGGCCATTATGAAAGGTTCATGGATGTAAACCTGTCAAAGAACAATAATTTTACGAGCGGGGCTGTTTACGACACGATAATAACCAAAGAAAGAAAAGGTGAGTTCCTGGGCGGAACGGTACAGGTGATACCTCATGTCACAAATGAAATAAAATCACGGATACAAAAACTAGGGGTAAACCATGACGTAGTTATAGTTGAAATAGGCGGTACCACAGGAGACATAGAAGGGCTGCCGTTTTTAGAAGCGGTAAGGCAGATGGGCCACGAGCTGGGTCCCGACAATATTTGTTTTCTGCACGTAACCTTAGTGCCGTTTATTCGCGCGGCAGAAGAATTAAAAACAAAACCCACACAGCAAAGCGTTGCAAAGCTCAGGGAAATCGGAATACAGCCTCAGATACTTGTTTGCAGGACTGAAAGGCCTATCAGTAAAGAAATGAAAAAGAAGATGTCTCTTTTCTGCAACGTGCGGGAAGATGCTGTTATCGAGGAAAGGGATGTTACGCACAGCATTTATGAAGTGCCGCTGGTCCTTAAGGAACAGAACCTGGATAAACTCATACTTGAGATACTTCATCTGAAAGCAAGAAAGAGCAACCTTAAAAAATGGGAAGAATTACTTAAAAAAATAAAGAACAGGAAGAAAACCATTAACATAGTGATAGCCGGCAAATATACTGAGCTCAAGGATTCCTACAAAAGCATCTGGGAATCGCTTGTCCATGCCGGAATAAATAATAATGTTATTGTTAATATTAAATATGCTGACGTGGAAAACAGGAATTTGAAGGATGAGCTTAAAAAAGCGGACGGTATACTTGTACCGGGCGGTTTCGGAGACAGGGGAATTGAGGGTAAACTTGAAGTTGTCAGGTATGCAAGGGAGAACAAAGTTCCGTATTTCGGGCTATGCCTTGGCATGCAGATGGCCGTTATTGAGTTTGCAAGAAATATCTGCGGGTTTAAAGGCGCAAACTCTACCGAGTTTAACCCTAACACGCCGTATCCTGTTATAGACCTGATGCTTGAACAAAAGAATGTAATGCATAAGGGCGGAACTATGAGGCTCGGAAAGTATCCGTGCAGGATAAAGAGGAACTCCCTTGCGTACAAAGCATACAAATATGACCTTGTTTATGAAAGGCACCGCCACAGGTATGAGGTGAACAACGAGTTTAAAGAGATACTGCAGAAAAAAGGTTTGTTCCTGGCAGGCGAGTATGAAGAAAAAGGCCTTGTAGAGATAGTAGAACTTAAAAATCATCCGTGGTTTTTAGCAGTACAATTCCATCCCGAGTTCAAATCCAGGCCCAACAGGCCCCATCCCTTGTTCAACGATTTTATCAAAGCTTCCATAAAAAACAAATAA
- a CDS encoding nucleotidyltransferase, with amino-acid sequence MIQVLIKKLAEALDRNNIPYMVIGGQAVLLYGSVRLTRDINVTLGIGTDKLEIVKKLCRDLNLSMIPGKSDEFVYETMVLPVEEKNIKIRVDFIFSFSEYEKQAINRVNRVIIEDYPVKFTSMEDLIVHKIFAGRAVDLEDIKNILIKNNDKINYEYIKKCLKEFFNVPGKENMLKDFIKLKDNIVK; translated from the coding sequence ATGATACAGGTTCTTATAAAAAAGCTGGCCGAGGCTCTGGATAGGAATAATATCCCGTACATGGTTATTGGTGGGCAGGCGGTTTTGTTGTACGGCAGTGTTCGTTTAACAAGAGATATTAATGTTACCTTAGGTATAGGTACAGATAAGCTTGAAATAGTGAAAAAACTGTGTCGAGACTTAAACCTTTCAATGATACCCGGAAAATCTGATGAATTTGTTTATGAAACAATGGTTTTGCCTGTTGAAGAAAAAAATATTAAAATAAGGGTAGATTTTATTTTTTCTTTTTCCGAATATGAAAAACAGGCAATAAATAGAGTAAACAGGGTGATTATAGAAGATTATCCAGTCAAATTTACGTCAATGGAAGATTTGATAGTACATAAAATCTTTGCCGGCCGTGCCGTTGATTTAGAAGATATAAAAAACATATTGATAAAAAACAACGATAAAATAAATTATGAATATATCAAAAAATGCCTTAAAGAGTTTTTCAATGTTCCCGGGAAAGAGAATATGTTGAAGGATTTTATCAAATTGAAAGATAATATTGTAAAATAA
- a CDS encoding B12-binding domain-containing radical SAM protein, whose protein sequence is MKVTLIQAPAWGIDTPPLNLAVLASVLKKNGHKVNVIDINNELYHKTDSKYKAKWGSGDFLAWEDRNYVERFFAENKGIIDLILKQKSLIDSAVVGFSITSSTKLASMELADKIKFLDKNKLIVFGGYLCVRQRQAGHFLNEKNVDAVILGEAEATFPDFLNKLEKNKKISFCKGVIYKKGPDIIDCGDRPVIKDLDKLPFPDFGVFPLDKYKNFHKIPMRASRGCVLECVNCYLDYSWHEFRTMSGTRIFETVKYLAKKTGLNSIFFYDAILNGDMNVLMEFCELMAKYQRRAKTRISWGGTAVPLPELSRKAILKMKTAGCDYLYYGIQSGSQRVLDKMGRKFNILAAQRVIRDSHEAGIFTHVSFRVGFPLETEEDFKKTIEFVKRNSNYIDAISVPPVFDIPGNTDIYRDFKKFGVLSPAGGNYWRTKNGNTYPERLRRQEALGRTAAKLKIKGAEPELSAFMSRKSLDLERYRKYLKELKKAGTCLKKHAGAVPVNSWQVIN, encoded by the coding sequence ATGAAAGTAACTTTAATACAAGCTCCAGCCTGGGGTATAGACACGCCTCCGTTGAATTTAGCTGTTCTTGCGTCAGTCCTAAAAAAAAACGGGCACAAAGTAAATGTTATAGATATAAATAACGAGTTATATCATAAGACCGATAGCAAATATAAGGCTAAATGGGGCTCCGGGGATTTTTTGGCATGGGAAGATAGAAATTATGTTGAAAGATTTTTTGCTGAAAATAAAGGGATAATTGACCTGATCTTAAAGCAAAAAAGCCTTATAGATTCTGCTGTGGTTGGTTTTTCCATTACGTCTTCTACAAAACTGGCAAGCATGGAGCTTGCAGACAAAATTAAATTCCTGGACAAAAATAAGCTCATTGTTTTTGGCGGTTATCTCTGCGTAAGGCAAAGGCAGGCAGGCCACTTTTTAAATGAAAAAAACGTTGATGCCGTAATACTCGGAGAAGCTGAAGCCACATTTCCGGATTTTTTAAACAAGTTAGAAAAAAATAAGAAAATATCTTTCTGTAAAGGAGTTATATATAAAAAAGGCCCGGATATAATAGATTGCGGCGACAGGCCTGTCATTAAGGACCTTGACAAACTGCCTTTTCCTGATTTCGGAGTTTTTCCTTTAGATAAATACAAAAACTTCCATAAAATTCCCATGAGAGCCAGCCGGGGATGCGTTTTGGAGTGCGTCAACTGTTATTTGGATTATTCCTGGCATGAGTTCCGCACGATGAGCGGAACAAGGATCTTTGAAACCGTAAAATACCTGGCTAAAAAAACCGGGCTAAACAGCATATTTTTTTATGACGCGATTTTAAACGGGGATATGAACGTGCTTATGGAATTTTGTGAGTTGATGGCCAAATACCAGCGCAGGGCTAAAACCAGAATATCCTGGGGCGGGACAGCAGTCCCTTTACCTGAGCTTTCGCGCAAAGCTATTTTAAAAATGAAAACAGCCGGGTGCGATTATTTATATTACGGAATTCAAAGCGGTTCTCAAAGGGTGCTTGATAAGATGGGAAGGAAGTTTAATATCCTTGCCGCACAAAGGGTCATTCGTGATTCGCATGAAGCAGGTATTTTTACTCATGTGTCTTTCAGAGTAGGGTTTCCTTTAGAAACAGAAGAAGATTTTAAAAAGACCATTGAATTCGTAAAAAGGAATTCAAATTATATTGATGCAATATCCGTTCCTCCGGTTTTTGATATACCCGGGAATACGGATATTTACAGGGATTTTAAGAAATTCGGGGTTTTATCGCCTGCCGGCGGCAACTATTGGCGCACAAAAAACGGCAATACTTATCCGGAAAGGTTGCGCAGGCAGGAAGCCCTTGGCAGGACAGCAGCAAAGTTAAAAATAAAGGGTGCAGAACCGGAACTCAGTGCTTTTATGTCCCGCAAATCGTTAGACCTTGAAAGGTATCGCAAATATCTGAAGGAGCTTAAAAAAGCCGGGACATGTCTTAAAAAGCATGCTGGTGCCGTGCCGGTTAATTCCTGGCAGGTTATTAATTGA
- a CDS encoding B12-binding domain-containing radical SAM protein, with product MKVALVQTPQWQRKFPPLGVALLSAALRKAGFEVEVFDINNTLYHEVKKDYKGLWDIPKAQLWTQKDFVLKFIEDNKKEISKWAGKILASKAKVIGFSTHYSSLLMSLELARLIKAADVERVIIIGGPECLPGRAGNRAIENENIDAVVLGEAEETLPELIRIIEKNGKPGFLKGILFKKNKKVIDCGPRPAIKNINRLAFADFSDFQLGRYLNSNVLPVYIGRGCPYKCVFCTVDSIWKNFRSLKADRLFKELEHQLKLYKNVDTLYFCDSIINGNIKELIRFCDLILKYKTKNRRFKNLSWSGEAALCGAMTKEMLIKMKLAGCGSLSFGIESGSQKVLKDMRKPFTIKTAERLIRDVSEAGIVMIGGFIVGFPTESKKDFEQTLKFLKRNAGYLYIADPSETFCSIDEGTYLSGHSQEFNVPSGSHMLFWSTFDGKNDYPERAKRFKRFVQTAGLLGIRLGNSGRSGSYFKTVNSKA from the coding sequence ATGAAAGTAGCCTTAGTCCAAACTCCACAATGGCAAAGGAAGTTCCCGCCGCTCGGGGTCGCGCTGCTTTCAGCTGCTTTGCGCAAGGCCGGGTTTGAAGTTGAGGTCTTTGATATCAATAACACCCTTTATCATGAAGTTAAAAAAGACTACAAGGGTTTGTGGGATATCCCCAAAGCACAGCTCTGGACACAGAAAGATTTTGTCCTGAAATTTATTGAAGACAATAAAAAAGAGATATCAAAATGGGCCGGGAAAATACTGGCAAGCAAGGCTAAGGTTATAGGTTTTTCCACGCACTACAGTTCTCTTTTGATGAGCCTTGAGCTTGCCAGACTGATAAAGGCAGCGGATGTGGAAAGGGTCATAATCATCGGAGGGCCGGAATGCCTGCCCGGGAGGGCCGGCAATAGAGCGATAGAAAACGAGAACATTGACGCCGTGGTCCTGGGGGAAGCGGAAGAAACGCTGCCTGAGCTTATACGAATAATTGAAAAAAATGGGAAACCGGGTTTTTTAAAAGGGATACTGTTCAAAAAAAATAAAAAGGTTATCGACTGCGGGCCAAGGCCGGCGATAAAAAATATAAACCGCCTTGCGTTTGCGGACTTCAGTGATTTTCAATTAGGCCGGTATCTAAACTCGAATGTTTTACCCGTCTATATAGGGCGAGGCTGCCCCTACAAGTGCGTGTTTTGCACAGTAGATTCAATATGGAAAAACTTCAGGTCTCTAAAAGCTGACAGGCTGTTTAAGGAATTGGAGCATCAATTAAAATTATACAAAAATGTAGATACTCTGTATTTCTGCGATTCTATAATTAACGGAAACATTAAGGAATTAATAAGATTCTGCGATTTAATATTGAAGTACAAGACTAAAAATAGACGGTTCAAAAACCTGTCCTGGAGCGGCGAAGCAGCTCTTTGCGGCGCGATGACAAAAGAAATGCTGATAAAGATGAAACTGGCCGGGTGCGGTTCTTTAAGTTTTGGCATTGAAAGCGGCTCGCAGAAAGTGCTTAAGGACATGAGGAAACCGTTTACTATAAAAACCGCGGAAAGATTGATAAGAGATGTGTCAGAAGCAGGCATCGTCATGATAGGGGGGTTTATCGTGGGTTTTCCTACTGAGAGCAAAAAAGATTTTGAACAAACCCTGAAATTTCTAAAGAGGAACGCCGGATATTTATATATAGCTGACCCGAGCGAGACCTTTTGTTCCATAGATGAAGGCACTTATCTGTCCGGGCATTCGCAGGAATTCAATGTCCCAAGCGGCAGCCACATGCTTTTCTGGAGCACTTTTGACGGCAAAAATGATTACCCGGAAAGGGCAAAAAGGTTCAAGAGGTTTGTTCAAACAGCGGGTTTGTTGGGTATAAGGCTCGGGAACAGCGGCAGATCAGGCAGTTATTTTAAGACAGTTAATTCAAAAGCATGA
- the dnaX gene encoding DNA polymerase III subunit gamma/tau, with protein MSYVVFARKYRPQTFDDIVGQEHISRTLKNAISENRVAHAYLFSGPRGVGKTTTARILAKALNCKEGPTDKPCNKCSNCTEIVAGNNVDVQEIDGASNRGIDEIRALRDNVKFAPASSKYKIYIIDEAHQITDAAFNALLKTLEEPPPHVVFILATTEAQKIPVTILSRCQRYRFKLISSKEIIAHIEKLMKTEKFEIEQEALRVITESAGGSLRDALSLLDQVVSFTSGKVTFKDMENLLGFLPKKIVCSAVTCIAQRDSANILSLIKDISEQGYSLVQFARDLREHFRHLLLYKLNKDVLEVTKEEEELLKSQKELFSSDWLIRTGNILSKLLDEMRWNAQPRLILELYLLRVAQPYASVSELVEKLENLEKNLPMTDEPEKIQQIKEKMKIKVEIKEEEETKDKAKEEAQASPIIYDKDQMSLWKNVVSEAKLASPHLGSVLSEVLIKGVTGAKINLAVRSNFQQESIKRNQELVEKIIKDIFGSELRIETVVDADIPSLSFEGQEEGIVIDKENSPAPSSDMYRLEDAVIDEENIPADVKRVSDKFHGKITKKRASS; from the coding sequence ATGTCTTACGTAGTTTTTGCAAGGAAGTACCGGCCGCAAACATTTGACGATATTGTAGGGCAGGAACATATATCGCGGACACTGAAAAATGCCATTTCCGAAAACCGCGTTGCCCACGCATATCTTTTCAGCGGGCCCAGGGGCGTAGGAAAGACCACTACTGCAAGGATACTTGCAAAGGCATTGAACTGCAAAGAAGGGCCTACCGATAAACCCTGCAACAAATGTTCAAATTGCACTGAGATAGTGGCGGGAAATAATGTCGATGTCCAGGAAATCGACGGCGCATCTAACCGCGGCATTGACGAGATACGGGCTTTAAGAGATAACGTAAAATTTGCGCCTGCTTCTTCAAAATATAAAATCTATATCATAGATGAAGCCCACCAAATAACTGACGCGGCTTTTAACGCCCTTCTTAAAACGCTTGAAGAGCCGCCCCCTCACGTAGTTTTTATACTTGCAACTACGGAAGCTCAAAAGATACCGGTGACTATACTTTCGCGCTGCCAGCGGTACCGTTTTAAGCTGATTTCCTCAAAAGAAATAATCGCCCACATAGAAAAATTAATGAAAACAGAAAAATTCGAGATCGAGCAGGAAGCTTTACGGGTCATTACGGAATCCGCAGGCGGGTCCTTGCGCGACGCCTTAAGCCTGCTTGACCAGGTCGTTTCTTTTACCTCGGGAAAAGTCACTTTCAAAGATATGGAAAACCTCCTGGGTTTCCTGCCTAAAAAGATAGTATGTAGTGCTGTGACCTGCATAGCCCAAAGAGATTCCGCAAATATCCTTTCTTTGATAAAAGATATTTCGGAACAAGGATACAGCCTGGTACAGTTTGCAAGGGATTTAAGGGAACATTTCCGGCATCTTCTCTTGTATAAATTGAACAAGGACGTTCTTGAGGTTACAAAGGAAGAAGAGGAGCTGTTGAAAAGCCAAAAAGAATTATTTTCAAGCGATTGGCTTATAAGGACAGGGAACATCCTGTCTAAACTGCTTGATGAAATGCGCTGGAACGCACAGCCAAGGCTGATATTGGAGCTTTATCTGTTGAGGGTAGCCCAGCCTTATGCCTCTGTGTCCGAGTTAGTTGAAAAGCTTGAGAACCTGGAAAAAAACCTCCCAATGACAGATGAACCGGAAAAGATACAGCAGATAAAGGAAAAGATGAAGATAAAGGTAGAGATAAAGGAAGAGGAAGAAACAAAAGATAAAGCTAAAGAAGAGGCACAGGCGAGTCCAATTATTTATGATAAAGATCAAATGAGCTTATGGAAAAACGTTGTATCAGAGGCAAAGCTTGCAAGCCCCCACCTAGGGAGTGTTTTGTCGGAAGTTTTAATAAAAGGGGTGACAGGGGCCAAAATAAATTTGGCTGTAAGAAGCAATTTCCAGCAGGAAAGCATAAAACGCAACCAGGAGTTGGTTGAAAAAATAATAAAAGATATTTTCGGCAGTGAATTAAGGATCGAAACCGTTGTGGATGCAGATATACCCTCGCTGTCTTTTGAAGGACAAGAGGAAGGAATAGTCATAGATAAGGAAAACAGCCCTGCCCCAAGCAGCGATATGTACAGGCTTGAAGATGCTGTTATTGACGAAGAGAATATACCTGCTGATGTGAAAAGGGTATCCGATAAATTTCACGGGAAGATTACAAAGAAAAGGGCATCTTCATAA
- the recR gene encoding recombination mediator RecR, which translates to MNRPQSIERMIESLRKLPSIGPKMAERLSYYILKSSEASVEDLINSIRQARELIHLCDRCYNLSEENPCPICKDESRDASILCVVETPQDLLALSHVKNYDGMYFVLGGALSPLDGVGPADIRVKELINRIKNDKIKEIIVATDTDSKGETTALYLSEQIKPLNVKVTRLGYGLPVGGDLEYADEVTLSRAIEGRREM; encoded by the coding sequence ATGAACAGGCCGCAGTCGATCGAACGAATGATAGAGTCCTTAAGAAAACTTCCGAGTATAGGCCCCAAGATGGCTGAACGCTTGAGCTACTATATTTTAAAGTCATCGGAGGCAAGCGTAGAAGACCTGATAAATTCGATAAGACAGGCAAGAGAACTCATACATCTTTGCGACCGGTGTTATAACTTGAGTGAAGAAAACCCGTGCCCTATTTGCAAGGATGAGTCCAGGGATGCCTCTATATTATGTGTTGTAGAAACTCCTCAGGACCTGTTAGCTTTAAGCCATGTAAAAAACTATGACGGGATGTATTTTGTCTTAGGAGGGGCGCTTTCGCCTCTTGACGGGGTCGGCCCTGCTGATATAAGGGTCAAAGAGTTGATTAACCGCATCAAAAATGATAAAATAAAAGAAATAATAGTAGCTACGGATACAGATTCAAAGGGTGAAACCACGGCATTATACCTTTCAGAACAGATAAAACCTCTAAACGTCAAAGTGACCCGCCTGGGATACGGCCTGCCTGTAGGCGGAGACCTAGAATATGCTGATGAGGTAACCTTGTCCCGTGCCATAGAGGGCCGGAGAGAAATGTAA
- a CDS encoding 2-oxoacid:acceptor oxidoreductase family protein, with translation MSEMVEIRWHGRGGQGAKTAALLFAEAALATGKYIQAFPEYGPERMGAPVQSFDRISDKPITLHCGITEPDFVVILDPTLMDSVAVTDGLKASGKVIVNTSFSASEIAKKLGIPSSQVSVVNASQIAQETIGMNIPNTPMLGALVKVIGNLDITGVLEDTKHKLELKFRHKPQVIEGNLASIKRAYEEVKNG, from the coding sequence ATGTCAGAAATGGTAGAAATAAGATGGCATGGAAGAGGCGGGCAGGGTGCAAAGACCGCTGCGCTTCTTTTTGCAGAAGCAGCGCTTGCTACAGGAAAATATATCCAGGCTTTCCCTGAATACGGGCCTGAAAGGATGGGTGCGCCTGTCCAGTCTTTTGACAGGATAAGCGACAAGCCGATAACTCTTCATTGCGGTATCACAGAACCGGATTTTGTGGTGATACTTGATCCGACGCTCATGGACAGCGTTGCCGTAACAGACGGTTTAAAAGCGAGCGGAAAAGTGATAGTTAACACTTCTTTTTCAGCCTCAGAAATTGCAAAAAAACTGGGAATTCCTTCAAGCCAGGTCTCTGTAGTAAATGCAAGCCAGATAGCCCAGGAAACAATAGGCATGAACATACCGAACACGCCTATGCTTGGAGCACTTGTAAAAGTCATTGGTAACCTTGATATAACTGGTGTTCTTGAAGATACAAAACACAAGCTTGAGCTCAAATTCAGGCATAAACCGCAGGTCATTGAAGGAAACCTTGCATCAATAAAAAGAGCATACGAAGAAGTAAAGAATGGATAA
- a CDS encoding 4Fe-4S binding protein, whose protein sequence is MKIEEKKPGWKELPIGDILEAGTAAKFKTGDWRSERPVWNEKLCIQCMFCWIGCPDSSVVVKDGKMTGFDYDHCKGCGICAKECPVKPVKAILMEKEKK, encoded by the coding sequence ATGAAAATCGAAGAGAAAAAACCAGGTTGGAAAGAGCTCCCGATAGGAGATATCCTTGAAGCAGGTACAGCAGCAAAATTTAAAACCGGCGACTGGAGAAGCGAAAGACCTGTGTGGAACGAGAAGTTATGCATACAATGCATGTTCTGCTGGATAGGGTGCCCGGATAGTTCAGTCGTGGTTAAAGACGGCAAAATGACGGGTTTTGATTATGACCATTGTAAAGGATGCGGCATTTGTGCAAAAGAATGCCCCGTAAAACCTGTCAAAGCTATATTGATGGAAAAAGAGAAAAAATAA
- the porA gene encoding pyruvate ferredoxin oxidoreductase, with product MVQTTSKLSKIVAKTGNEIMAEAMRQIAPDVVAAYPITPATEVVQIFSQFVADGVVPTEFVAVESEHSAMSACIGSCAAGARTMTGTSSQGLALMWEMLYIAAGLRLPIVMAEVNRALSAPINIHGDQSDTMGARDAGWIQIYSENSQEAYDNMIQAVRIAEKAKLPTMVTTDGFIISHCMEVVETLPDEEVKKFIGEYKPERYLLDIKKPFTLGALDLQDYYFEHRYQLAKGMEDAKPIIMEVANDFAKQFGRQYDFYEKYKMDDAEAAIVIIGSAAGTAKVVIDELREKGVKAGLIKIRTFRPFPHTELAKDLSKLKAVAVLDRSDMCAGSFGPLFTEVTSALYANLNGSGPKIVNYIYGLGGRDIMTGHFTEVFERLGKIKSGEAVGKLLEYINLR from the coding sequence ATGGTTCAGACAACATCCAAATTAAGTAAGATAGTGGCAAAAACAGGAAATGAGATAATGGCAGAAGCGATGCGCCAGATTGCGCCGGACGTAGTAGCAGCTTATCCTATCACGCCTGCAACCGAAGTAGTACAGATATTCTCCCAGTTTGTTGCGGACGGAGTTGTTCCTACCGAGTTTGTCGCGGTTGAAAGCGAACACTCAGCTATGTCCGCATGTATCGGATCCTGCGCAGCAGGTGCAAGGACGATGACGGGTACTTCGTCACAGGGTCTTGCGCTTATGTGGGAGATGCTCTACATCGCAGCGGGCCTTAGGCTTCCTATAGTGATGGCAGAAGTAAACCGCGCGCTTTCAGCGCCGATAAACATTCACGGAGACCAATCGGACACGATGGGCGCAAGGGATGCGGGATGGATACAGATCTATTCAGAGAATTCTCAGGAAGCATATGATAATATGATACAGGCTGTAAGAATAGCTGAAAAAGCCAAGCTTCCCACAATGGTGACCACTGACGGTTTTATAATCAGCCACTGCATGGAAGTTGTTGAAACGCTGCCTGATGAAGAAGTAAAAAAATTCATAGGCGAGTATAAACCGGAAAGATACCTGCTTGATATAAAGAAGCCTTTTACTCTTGGGGCTCTTGACCTTCAGGATTACTATTTTGAACACCGTTACCAGCTTGCAAAAGGTATGGAAGACGCAAAGCCGATAATAATGGAAGTAGCGAATGATTTTGCTAAACAATTCGGCAGGCAGTACGATTTCTATGAAAAATATAAAATGGATGACGCTGAGGCCGCTATCGTTATCATCGGTTCTGCTGCTGGAACTGCAAAAGTCGTGATAGATGAACTTAGGGAAAAAGGTGTAAAAGCCGGGCTTATAAAAATAAGAACCTTCAGGCCTTTTCCTCACACCGAACTGGCAAAAGACCTATCAAAGCTGAAAGCTGTCGCTGTATTGGACCGCTCTGATATGTGTGCGGGCTCCTTCGGGCCTCTTTTTACGGAAGTCACATCAGCCCTTTATGCAAACCTGAACGGCAGCGGCCCCAAGATAGTAAACTATATATACGGCCTTGGCGGAAGGGATATAATGACGGGACATTTCACAGAAGTTTTTGAAAGGTTAGGCAAAATTAAGTCAGGCGAAGCCGTAGGAAAGTTATTGGAATATATAAACTTAAGATAA
- a CDS encoding thiamine pyrophosphate-dependent enzyme — translation MANLKELCKKEDLVTGGHRLCAGCGAGIIARQALLASGDKNIVVTSATGCLEVATTIFPYSAWKTPFIHAAFENSGATCSGVETAYRSLKKQGKIKDDIHFIAFGGDGGTYDIGLQSLSGAMERRHKMLYICYNNEAYMNTGIQRSGATPKGAHTTTAPTGKVKQGKEQVRKDLTAIMVAHEIPFAAQSAVGYWNDFTTKVQKALDVDGPSFINILQPCRLGWGYKPEDTMLLGRLAVETCMWPVYEVENGKYKINIKPKVKKPITEFFAPQVRFKHLLKTENKALLDQIQKEVDERWEKLLKLESCFA, via the coding sequence ATGGCTAATTTAAAAGAACTATGTAAAAAAGAAGATTTAGTGACGGGCGGACACAGGCTTTGTGCAGGCTGCGGAGCAGGTATCATAGCCAGGCAGGCTTTGCTTGCGTCAGGCGACAAAAATATAGTTGTTACAAGCGCGACAGGATGCCTTGAAGTCGCAACCACCATATTTCCCTATAGTGCATGGAAAACGCCGTTCATACATGCAGCTTTTGAAAATTCCGGAGCCACGTGTTCCGGCGTTGAAACAGCATACAGGAGCCTTAAGAAGCAGGGCAAGATCAAGGACGATATACATTTCATCGCGTTCGGCGGCGACGGCGGTACTTACGATATCGGCTTGCAGTCACTCTCAGGTGCTATGGAACGGCGCCACAAGATGCTTTACATCTGCTATAATAACGAAGCTTATATGAATACCGGCATACAAAGAAGCGGCGCTACACCTAAAGGCGCGCATACAACAACAGCTCCTACTGGAAAAGTAAAGCAGGGAAAAGAACAGGTGCGAAAGGATTTGACAGCGATTATGGTAGCTCATGAGATACCTTTCGCTGCTCAGTCGGCTGTAGGTTACTGGAACGATTTTACGACAAAAGTTCAGAAAGCCCTGGATGTTGACGGACCCAGTTTCATAAATATATTACAGCCCTGCAGGCTTGGCTGGGGATATAAACCGGAAGACACGATGCTGCTCGGCAGGCTCGCAGTAGAAACATGCATGTGGCCTGTTTATGAAGTTGAGAACGGCAAATATAAAATTAACATAAAACCCAAAGTGAAAAAGCCGATAACCGAGTTTTTTGCCCCGCAGGTAAGGTTCAAACACCTTCTTAAAACAGAGAACAAGGCCCTCTTGGACCAGATACAGAAAGAAGTTGACGAACGCTGGGAAAAATTGCTGAAGCTTGAGAGTTGTTTCGCATAA